A window of the Falco rusticolus isolate bFalRus1 chromosome 1, bFalRus1.pri, whole genome shotgun sequence genome harbors these coding sequences:
- the MAP9 gene encoding microtubule-associated protein 9, which yields MSGEGGGRRRRSALQAERREAISAHAAREQAAEYSDDFESDEDGMLNSTGEENGSDSGAESTKKSVAVESPLSDDDASQKADLENEAADLTLSFHEKKLQQVMLLESGNIRDDGKDGEEECLGSQNKGDDRKSDEECSSAEVPCDNSESDHCNDSPIHELQKKRNQEENKPIPKPQVHKPRNALASDQDQKINTSDLKLEDNSRKSPSVTEVMTPTVYKKTKKLEKSTDGSSDEMVKIVEGQIITDTIQEVSVNDQSENGEAKNTSKDSVKKLSETKEGVLQNQKALSDRSLSPVPLKKKVKAVPSAAPVSSHYLGTLKVLEDKSVQKNNTEFDKGDSLRAAVFQNWLEKKKAFLLELKRLEKKKAENLRNNTEKKEADKREEAIASFEAWKKKKRIEAKMLSEKKKLEELQTKKAAEQKKEKTEEAQKAFEKWKERKVEYLREQRRKEEQSERIKKKKEEELVAEKRRDSVSAVEKWKEKKEEYIKQKKVKEILERRKQEIQQAKKEEKNKKAMEEYERWLEKKEMREQLEKKQKKLQAVHEVKVLSPWSPPGKVTYSRNY from the exons ATGTCGGGGGaaggcggcgggcggcggcggcgcagcgCCCTGCAG GCTGAGCGACGAGAAGCAATTTCTGCTCATGCAGCAAGAGAGCAAGCAGCTGAATACTCAGATGACTTTGAGAGTGACGAAGATGGCATGTTAAACA GTACtggggaagaaaatggaagtgacTCAGGCGCTGAGAGCACTAAGAAGTCAGTTGCTGTTGAGAGTCCTCTCTCTGATGATGATGCTTCACAAAAAGCAGATTTGGAAAACGAAGCTGCTGACTTGACTTTATCCTTTCATGAAAAGAAGCTTCAGCAAGTAATGCTTTTAGAAAGTGGAAACATACGGGATGACGGAAAGGATGGTGAAGAAGAATGTTTGGGAAGTCAAAACAAAGGTGATGACAGAAAAAGTGATGAAGAATGTTCATCTGCTGAAGTACCGTGTGATAATAGTGAAAGTGACCACTGTAATGACTCGCCTATTCatgaactacagaaaaaaagaaatcaagaggaaaacaaaccaataCCAAAGCCACAGGTGCACAAACCAAGAAATGCTTTGGCATCAG aTCAAGATCAGAAGATCAACACCAGTGACTTGAAACTGGAGGACAATAGTAGAAAATCCCCTTCTGTGACGGAAGTAATGACACCCACAGTatataagaaaacaaagaaattggAGAAGTCAACAGATGGCAGTTCAGATGAAATGGTGAAGATAGTGGAAGGACAAATAATAACTGATACAATACAGGAGGTATCAGTGAATGATCAGTCTGAGAATGGAGAGGCAAAGAACACTTCAAAGGACTCTGTCAAG AAACTAAGTGAAACGAAGGAAGGAGTtctacaaaaccagaaagctttATCTGACAG GTCTCTCTCTCCAGTGCCCttaaagaaaaaggtgaaagcTGTTCCATCAGCTGCACCTGTTTCATCTCATTATCTCGGAACGTTAAAGGTGTTGGAAGATAAAAGTGTGCAGAAGAACAATACAGAATTTGACAAAGGAGATAGTTTACGAGCAGCTGTTTTCCAG AAttggttggaaaagaaaaaggcctTTCTACTGGAATTAAAGAGacttgaaaagaagaaagctgaaaatctgaGGAACAATACTGAAAAG AAAGAAGCTGATAAAAGAGAGGAAGCGATTGCATCTTTtgaagcctggaaaaaaaagaaaagaatagaagcaaaaatgttaagtgaaaaaaagaagcttgaGGAACTTCAGacaaagaaagcagcagaacagaaaaaggagaaaacagaggaaGCACAGAAG GCATTcgaaaaatggaaggaaagaaaagtggaaTATTTAAGagagcaaagaagaaaggaagaacagtCTGAAAGAatcaagaagaagaaagaggaggagctggttgcagagaagaggagagaCAGCGTGTCAGCAGTTGAAAAATG gaaagaaaaaaaggaagaatatattaaacagaagaaagtaaaagaaatcctagagagaagaaagcaagaaatacaacaagcaaagaaggaagaaaagaataaaaaggctATGGAGGAATATGAACGATGGCtg